From one Saccharomyces cerevisiae S288C chromosome XVI, complete sequence genomic stretch:
- a CDS encoding uncharacterized protein (hypothetical protein; exhibits genetic interaction with ERG11 and protein-protein interaction with Hsp82p), with amino-acid sequence MNSVWDDARIEDRTVDKPVGSSHAQEKLALVKSTLFKLDQEDRPECDSWVQLVKLICDEDREEEFTTFKELLREVKNVNDKSVTGVALIHYIIVFDRADYIELLHDNPSGAKLDLNLVDDIVGYTPLMWSFSLQRRNCCLELFNAFDEINFNMTNKAGLTAWDMVPPYSPLSEFLEQNNMFRYRTEVKHEIPQISQPKDTSLLMSNEDSTTKETFDNIDLQVAGLTLSPGANDNMFLDSDEKNMNHSQGAATLIDPTYTEDYHGTFDYDKLSPDQYLEFSDFDIPQILNLLISLPQKEPHMTTYPAGLIYQCIRYADHKIKSKPLVESLINLSLTKILTSVSSNGAAGLVSTEASLQAGDIVLQSYWLSCLSFLYYYLCRDDSFFKRHPSVLQELINTIHSIIIELTSSIHCRLISLIDSTLLAYTTIQDVKQTLYKRDWNFFKKRKQAKLLLKEKNRKQLKEQQKKELHRKSQGQENHEEEEGQQDGNDSDDRASTNDDNNSSVSLFYDKEILRHLYPPSFEEQMKPSPLKIVQIFGALSYVLNLHQTHPIFQQQCLSISVNWFATTLFNKILKDKKKRSLSRAHAIQIRLNLSTLESWIQNNDFCVPKPMLIDDFMWQRFPMTLIRDVGEIDLSDPILRNVATYKPIDENNKDLIYDTSNSLFYYQPFHKIAQIHLEPVFQLLQWLQVATTLDSEESLISTMNLLPRITPVQLLKSMEKYNYELNENKFNSKLKKFLNNKIKDSKMSKADAYLQEHEIPYLVLPTIPEMTDLYSKGPDSHSFQPFLPGSIQDDVYEIHDVNFKQRQNEPQISRTNSGTSDFTGDEDKAQYETEGVGESIDINETVEPESNAFNVGNDDYFKELNIPSSTAQRPAWSNNDDMEQNPW; translated from the coding sequence ATGAACAGTGTTTGGGATGATGCTAGAATAGAGGACAGAACGGTGGACAAACCAGTAGGCTCCTCTCACGCTCAGGAGAAACTCGCGCTGGTAAAATCAACTTTGTTTAAACTTGACCAAGAAGATAGACCAGAATGCGATTCCTGGGTACAACTAGTCAAATTGATCTGCGACGAAGACcgtgaagaagaatttaCTACATTCAAGGAGTTATTAAGGGAAGTCAAAAACGTTAATGATAAATCCGTCACAGGCGTTGCCTTGATTCATTATATCATTGTATTTGATCGTGCAGACTACATTGAGTTACTACATGATAATCCTTCTGGTGCAAAATTAGATTTGAATCTTGTCGACGACATTGTAGGTTACACACCTTTGATGTGGAGTTTCAGTCTGCAGAGAAGGAACTGTTGCTTGGAGCTGTTCAACGCATTCGACGAGATAAACTTCAACATGACGAATAAGGCTGGATTAACCGCTTGGGATATGGTTCCTCCATATTCACCACTTTCGGAATTTTTGGAACAAAACAATATGTTTCGATACCGTACCGAAGTAAAACATGAAATACCTCAAATTTCCCAACCGAAAGACACCTCTCTTCTAATGAGTAATGAAGACTCTACCACgaaagaaacttttgaTAATATTGACTTACAAGTCGCCGGTTTGACCCTGTCCCCTGGTGCAAATGACAACATGTTTCTGGATTCTGATGAAAAGAACATGAATCATTCTCAGGGAGCTGCAACCCTAATAGATCCCACATATACAGAAGACTACCACGGTACATTTGATTATGATAAACTATCTCCGGACCAATACTTGGAATTTTCCGACTTTGATATACCACAAATCCTGAATCTATTGATATCGCTACCACAAAAGGAACCTCACATGACCACCTATCCAGCTGGTTTAATATACCAATGTATTAGATATGCTGATCATAAGATAAAGTCCAAGCCACTAGTAGAATCGTTAATTAACTTATCTCTAACAAAAATTCTGACCAGTGTTTCATCCAACGGAGCTGCAGGATTGGTCTCCACAGAAGCTTCTTTGCAAGCAGGTGACATTGTATTGCAATCGTATTGGTTAAGTTGTTTATCTTTTCTCTATTACTACCTCTGTAGAGAtgattcatttttcaagagGCATCCAAGCGTGTTACAAGAGCTGATTAACACCATCCACTCTATTATCATAGAACTGACATCTTCCATTCATTGCAGgttgatttctttgataGATTCAACTTTACTAGCATACACAACAATCCAGGACGTTAAACAAACTTTATACAAAAGAGACTGgaacttttttaaaaagagaaagcaGGCCAAGCTTTtattgaaggaaaagaacagaaaacaattaaaggaacaacaaaagaaagaactTCATCGAAAAAGCCAGGGTCAAGAAAATcatgaagaagaggagggTCAACAAGATGGGAATGATTCAGATGATAGGGCATCAACAAATGATGATAACAATTCTAGTGTTTCACTCTTTtatgataaagaaattttgagaCATTTATATCCTCCATCATTCGAAGAGCAGATGAAACCCTCTCCACTAAAGATTgttcaaatatttggtgCCTTGTCTTACGTTCTTAATTTACATCAAACGCATCCGATTTTCCAACAACAGTGTCTCTCTATTTCAGTTAACTGGTTTGCCACGACCTTATTCAATAAGATCTTAAAggacaaaaagaaaagatcttTATCAAGAGCCCATGCTATTCAAATCAGGTTAAATCTTTCAACTCTAGAATCATGGATACAGAACAACGATTTCTGTGTTCCTAAACCGATGCTTATTGATGACTTCATGTGGCAGCGCTTTCCAATGACTTTAATTCGCGACGTTGGCGAGATAGATTTATCGGATCCGATACTAAGAAATGTAGCAACTTACAAACCTATAGATGAAAATAACAAGGACTTGATATATGATACGTCAAACTCATTATTTTACTACCAACCTTTCCATAAGATCGCCCAAATTCATCTTGAGCCAGTTTTCCAACTATTACAATGGTTGCAAGTAGCTACAACACTAGATAGTGAAGAATCATTAATATCAACAATGAATTTATTACCAAGAATTACACCAGTACAGCTCCTAAAGTCTATGGAAAAATACAATTACGaattgaatgaaaataaattcAACTCCaaactgaagaaatttttaaacaacaaaatcaaagataGTAAGATGAGCAAGGCAGACGCGTATTTACAAGAACATGAAATACCGTATCTAGTTTTACCAACTATACCCGAAATGACAGACTTGTATTCAAAGGGTCCTGATTCACATTCTTTCCAACCGTTTTTACCAGGCAGTATCCAAGACGATGTTTATGAAATTCACGATGTCAACTTCAAACAAAGACAAAATGAACCACAGATATCTCGGACTAACTCGGGTACCTCAGATTTTACTGGAGATGAGGATAAGGCGCAATATGAAACTGAAGGGGTAGGGGAAAGTATAGATATTAACGAAACAGTCGAACCCGAGAGCAACGCGTTCAATGTAGGTAATGATGATTATTTTAAAGAATTAAATATTCCGTCTTCAACTGCTCAACGTCCTGCTTGGTCGAATAATGATGATATGGAACAAAATCCGTGGTAA
- the NVJ2 gene encoding Nvj2p (Lipid-binding ER protein, enriched at nucleus-vacuolar junctions (NVJ); involved in nonvesicular transfer of ceramides from ER to Golgi during ER stress; may be involved in sterol metabolism or signaling at the NVJ; contains a synaptotagmin-like-mitochondrial-lipid binding protein (SMP) domain; binds phosphatidylinositols and other lipids in a large-scale study; may interact with ribosomes, based on co-purification experiments), with the protein MASLKVFLAVYLLGGITFLPLVLFTLYKIHLLYSNLKSASKKELDHDTADEIDEKTRLLARDIDPEFKARKLEEQLGVKVFNKGWITVTKQYYYHSSEVAVILKNSNNNKDSDTALQEQILQRTDLKKKQRFFAVLRHGNLFLYKDDSQNANLVHAISLQNRFITIWPRFDELGKEELPDASLFTKRTCIAIFKNDLVSIDSKNHNVILPHFDPLTSAESNNGDISTNDTTHEYQSQFHSSNQFFLYFDNNMDKEDWYYQLINASKNSNSLSTGLLDPNVSANAAHLKTKDMLQLIQDINSTENQLTTKWLNALLGRLFLSLQQTDTLNKFIHEKICKKLNKIKTPGFLDDLVVEKVDVGDSAPLFTSPELLELSPEGSTKIAIDVQYRGNLTIIIATKASINLGSRFKQREVSLQLSIKIKEFSGPLLFLIKPPPSNRIWYAFRTEPIMDFEIEPIVSSSKLSYNVVTNAIKSKFAEAVKESLVVPFMDDIVFYPTPNEVYRGGIWEEQDPEAAARARTAAAASDMNNTSAKEHLEALQEGGMKTQSRIKKALRPERKKENLKDLVDASGVATKTTTQTTVTTATNDDVSSSENSTKSRKYFKNSIKKIGRWYKDNVGNSSDTEDMDEIDVQDKKNDDSADERESDNPILTSNPKMISNRRPVPRRPSQPLNTLSPKLEGRKEKDTENFPVPPSASNMNASKMFANKENRKFSVSSNDSQNSLKNGDPHVKASKLESSQAFVKKTSQNRFNDGFFKQDLEFEEQREPKL; encoded by the coding sequence ATGGCTAGCTTGAAGGTATTTCTCGCAGTTTACTTGCTTGGCGGTATCACATTTTTGCCTTTGGTCCTTTTCACCCTCTATAAAATCCATTTATTGTACAGTAACCTTAAATCGGCATCGAAGAAGGAGCTAGATCATGATACAGCAGACGAAATTGATGAGAAAACCAGACTTCTGGCTCGCGATATAGACCCAGAGTTTAAAGCACGCAAGCTAGAAGAGCAATTAGGTGTCAAAGTTTTTAACAAGGGTTGGATCACCGTCACTAAgcaatattattatcattctTCAGAAGTGGCtgtaattttgaagaattctaataataataaagattCAGACACTGCACTTCAAGAGCAAATCTTGCAAAGAACAgacttgaagaaaaaacaaaggtTTTTTGCAGTATTAAGACATGgaaatttgtttttgtatAAAGACGATTCTCAAAATGCAAATTTGGTCCATGCTATATCTTTACAAAACAGATTTATCACCATTTGGCCCCGTTTCGATGAACTGGGTAAGGAAGAATTGCCAGATGCCTCGCTTTTCACTAAGAGAACTTGTATTGCTATTTTCAAGAATGACCTCGTTTCTATAGACTCTAAAAACCATAATGTTATCCTGCCACACTTCGACCCACTTACCAGTGCTGAATCGAATAACGGTGACATCTCTACCAATGACACTACACATGAATATCAATCACAATTCCATAGCTCAAATCAGTTCTTCTTGTATTTCGATAATAACATGGACAAAGAAGATTGGTATTATCAGTTGATCAATGCCTCTAAAAACAGTAATTCCCTCTCAACTGGTTTATTGGATCCTAATGTTTCAGCTAACGCAGCTCATTTGAAGACTAAGGATATGTTACAATTGATTCAGGATATCAACTCTACTGAAAATCAGTTAACTACTAAGTGGCTGAATGCTCTTCTTGGGagattatttctttctctgCAACAAACTGATACGTTGAATAAGTTTATTCATGAGAAAATCTGCAAGaaattgaataaaataaaaaccCCAGGGTTCTTGGATGATTTGGTTGTTGAAAAGGTCGACGTGGGTGATAGTGCTCCATTATTCACCTCTCCTGAGTTATTAGAATTGTCTCCTGAGGGTTCGACTAAGATTGCTATCGACGTTCAATACAGGGGAAACTTGACAATTATTATTGCGACAAAGGCGAGTATTAACTTGGGATCACGTTTCAAACAAAGGGAGGTTTCTTTGCAGTTGTCcataaaaattaaagaatttTCCGGTccacttttatttttaatcaAACCACCTCCATCTAACAGAATTTGGTATGCTTTTCGCACCGAACCTATAAtggattttgaaattgagcCCATTGTCAGTTCAAGTAAATTATCATACAACGTCGTTACTAACGCTATAAAGAGTAAGTTTGCCGAAGCCGTGAAGGAGTCCCTAGTTGTACCGTTTATggatgatattgttttttatcCAACACCTAATGAAGTATACAGAGGTGGTATTTGGGAGGAGCAGGATCCTGAGGCAGCGGCGAGGGCTCGCACTGCTGCGGCAGCCTCAGATATGAATAATACTAGTGCTAAGGAACACTTAGAAGCACTTCAAGAGGGCGGAATGAAAACCCAGAGTCGAATCAAAAAAGCCTTAAGGCCagagagaaagaaagaaaacctAAAAGATCTTGTTGACGCATCTGGAGTGGCAACGAAAACTACAACCCAGACAACAGTCACAACCGCGACTAATGATGATGTTTCCAGTTCTGAAAATTCTACCAAGTCAAGGAAATACTTCAAGAATtcaatcaagaaaatcGGTAGATGGTATAAGGATAATGTTGGTAATTCGAGTGACACCGAAGATATGGATGAAATAGATGTTCaagataagaaaaatgacGATTCAGCAGATGAGAGAGAATCAGATAATCCTATCCTTACATCCAATCCAAAAATGATTTCTAATAGGAGACCAGTACCAAGAAGGCCTTCACAACCGTTAAATACACTATCTCCAAAACTAGAAGGCaggaaggaaaaagacACTGAGAATTTTCCAGTTCCACCGTCGGCTTCAAATATGAATGCTTCAAAGATGTTTGcgaacaaagaaaatagaaagtTTTCTGTATCCTCAAATGATTCTCAGAATTCGCTCAAAAATGGTGATCCCCATGTGAAAGCTTCAAAACTTGAAAGCTCTCAAGCTTTTGTTAAGAAGACCTCTCAGAATCGTTTTAATGACGGCTTTTTCAAGCAAGATttagaatttgaagaacagCGAGAGCCCAAACTGTGA
- the ASR1 gene encoding ubiquitin-protein ligase ASR1 (Ubiquitin ligase that modifies and regulates RNA Pol II; involved in a putative alcohol-responsive signaling pathway; accumulates in the nucleus under alcohol stress; has a role in organization of septins and the actin cytoskeleton; contains a Ring/PHD finger domain similar to the mammalian rA9 protein), translated as MEECPICLADDQEGEQFGCLNVCGHKFHLNCIREWHKYSINLKCPICRVESTHLEVGEGQHALSINLKMGFMIKNAIDYVGAETTNERNEDDTGEQDQEIEFLSERLRGTLVMDTIKIIQCSICGDTDVSRLSLYCQDCEAIYHETCLRGLACEVGDRNTWQECTDCRSNALLELRMGAISSQLASYDSRNSMIFAGELRDKHSVKTQQMYEQIRNAKHKIQMHVRRALDRYPLPLLRFKDAYKHVNKQVSRKLYRLSDNKYLPDQYDYDSLARTGVHTELLIYCHDE; from the coding sequence ATGGAAGAGTGTCCTATTTGTTTGGCAGATGACCAAGAGGGTGAACAATTTGGATGTTTGAACGTTTGCGGGCATAAATTCCACTTAAACTGTATAAGAGAGTGGCACAAGTATAGTATCAACTTGAAGTGCCCCATCTGCAGGGTTGAATCCACCCATTTAGAAGTTGGCGAAGGGCAACATGCACTTTCtataaatttgaagatggGGTTTATGATTAAGAATGCTATCGATTATGTGGGGGCCGAAACAACTAACGAAAGAAATGAGGACGATACAGGGGAGCAAGACCAAGAAATAGAATTTCTCAGCGAAAGGCTTAGAGGTACGCTGGTGATGGATACCATTAAGATAATTCAGTGCAGCATATGCGGAGACACAGATGTTTCTCGATTAAGCCTGTATTGCCAAGACTGCGAAGCAATATATCACGAAACATGTCTACGCGGGCTAGCTTGTGAGGTGGGCGATCGCAATACGTGGCAGGAGTGCACAGATTGTAGATCAAATGCATTGCTCGAGCTGCGCATGGGTGCTATCAGTAGCCAACTTGCTAGCTACGATTCCAGGAATTCCATGATTTTTGCTGGTGAGTTACGGGACAAGCACAGCGTCAAGACACAGCAGATGTATGAACAGATACGGAATGCCAAGCACAAAATCCAGATGCACGTGCGACGAGCACTGGACCGGTACCCACTGCCTCTGCTGCGCTTCAAGGATGCCTACAAGCACGTCAACAAGCAAGTATCCCGCAAGTTGTACCGTCTCTCTGACAACAAGTACCTGCCTGACCAGTACGATTACGACTCTTTAGCCCGAACTGGAGTGCACACAGAACTCCTAATTTACTGTCATGATGAGTAG
- the RDS3 gene encoding U2 snRNP complex subunit RDS3 (Component of the SF3b subcomplex of the U2 snRNP; zinc cluster protein involved in pre-mRNA splicing and cycloheximide resistance), with product MSRHQFDLIMCLKQPGVQTGLLCEKCDGKCPICDSYVRPKRKVRVCENCSFGKQAKNCIICNLNVGVNDAFYCWECCRLGKDKDGCPRILNLGSNRLDRHFEKKKKV from the coding sequence atgtCCCGCCATCAGTTTGATCTAATAATGTGCCTAAAGCAGCCTGGTGTACAGACAGGTCTTCTTTGTGAAAAATGTGATGGCAAATGTCCTATCTGCGACTCTTATGTAAGGCCCAAAAGGAAAGTTAGAGTATGTGAAAACTGTTCGTTTGGTAAACAAGCTAAAAATTGTATAATTTGTAATCTAAATGTTGGAGTCAATGACGCATTCTATTGTTGGGAGTGCTGCCGCTTAGGTAAAGATAAAGATGGCTGTCCTAGGATCTTAAACCTTGGCAGCAATAGACTGGATAGACATTTcgagaaaaagaaaaaggtatAA
- the SYT1 gene encoding Arf family guanine nucleotide exchange factor SYT1 (Guanine nucleotide exchange factor (GEF) for Arf proteins; promotes activation of Arl1p, which recruits Imh1p to the Golgi; involved in vesicular transport; member of the Sec7-domain family; contains a PH domain): MNQSISSLIKLKFLQSHSNDKNGNKKGGSNVSTGIDKLRESESYRSPFLQLAEIQEHTNNDDDKLDVKECEPTKKHSKLSRIRRKMGRLDLNFRSANEKGSEDDEILVAQHLRNGQDPEEMPFKSENNIDSIEKVPKPDGERVTLTSSGSDNVKRNSKHAPFIPVKPALEKFPSSNRLSRDYRKSQEPTLFNGDRLVPTLPTVSRISTSSSVGSSTAASRYFNPSKRAVVASSSSSSSSIKFNSLHAIPLDATPQIELAKQQDEISKRRFGRRRSRTVDVFDYINKNNTAKNKPPLSPSSFIRTIDEKNTNSLMQDPMGSRGPLLPDDANIISNDTDGAEASHPDHQVLSRSRSQSTSFVQGKGGKRKSIEDEGYHNKLGLPHGSGPTSVYNNKSNANSTITGMSRRSSSIVNALSSFVNLRSSSLSSSRQQHLQQQQQLQQKLDVSLEDLPPVPAPEFSDSCKDFLIKLAPYGKFIGIILTEKDDEFKKNCLNYLLTNCFEFKNDPLDIALRKLLMFLELPKETQQIDRLIMAFSFAYYKAQKSYSKKKGIECPWSNADQVYFIAFSLLMLHTDYFNPNNKSKMTKHDFVDLVHNDKYSGGNEIPMAVLTYFYENVTAKESPKFNYFLMSPMALDDSILDKDAFDTNFAITLSSNSMYSPIDMIKRGSIIPKEASLSPIFYPLTNSISASGIAPSTAASCPPSTSGTINGANLGTANSNSNRPASNSISSYFSYNPSSSSSGNATLVQDDINVYSHIINDTLNEVNLFPEVSKYWNKNALKANLLRNEEHKYEKYYSIMNDTKGGYLRFHKSQLNKLNLPNFEILNDNSRSGCKNSDYKYCKILQMGAIMNLGMPSRKFSIVNSAKIHWKKEFAILTSLGLLICDKMDWINPQMMKDPKSGTTNYIIDFKSGFSFVPGSTIDVYNGLFADRERDSLGKSHFASLVLAYTEHHSTGSHTSNTTAASSSAKHNEGVFEPSSDEEDSITNSTDGTSSVSNGESDNDSVSSSDNQLSSNDSNEDYHSIKDEYPIFEDENADCLLYLHTCHRNFIWKCANKYERDNWIDSINLFSAYDGCYVEIGSIANTICNKRKLTILQRMERLRSIKSAKWEKLKKFESTLMLMGKCVPISTKTKTDMINRIRQLAVRMDWLIYEIKRSELFVSIIKEVTRKQAEKNILEHGKGEEEGQGNNDDSDGIDDIEESFLFNENSLQVCVSDSSYDEYSNE; encoded by the coding sequence ATGAATCAGTCTATTTCTTCGTTGATTAAGCTTAAATTCCTTCAATCACACAGTAACGATAAAAATGGCAACAAAAAGGGCGGAAGCAATGTTTCAACAGGCATAGATAAATTAAGAGAGTCGGAAAGTTATAGAagtccttttcttcaactcgCAGAAATACAGGAACACACTAATAATGACGACGATAAACTTGATGTAAAAGAATGCGAGCCCACAAAAAAACACAGCAAACTAAGCAGGATACGGCGTAAGATGGGTAGGTTAGACTTGAATTTCAGGTCAGCCAATGAAAAGGGttctgaagatgatgaaatctTGGTTGCACAACACCTCCGTAATGGACAAGATCCTGAAGAAATGCCTTTCAAATCAGAAAACAACATAGATTCGATAGAGAAAGTTCCCAAGCCCGATGGTGAGAGAGTCACGCTTACTAGCTCCGGGTCTGATAACGTAAAGAGAAATTCAAAACACGCCCCATTCATTCCTGTGAAACCTGCTctagaaaaatttccttcttctaATAGATTGTCAAGAGATTACAGAAAATCACAAGAGCCTACCCTGTTTAACGGTGATAGATTAGTTCCTACTCTTCCTACTGTGAGTAGGATATCGACATCTTCTTCCGTCGGTTCCTCTACAGCGGCTTCAAGATATTTCAATCCGTCCAAAAGAGCTGTTGTtgcatcatcatcatcatcgtcgtcgTCAATAAAATTCAATTCGCTGCACGCAATACCACTTGATGCAACTCCTCAAATTGAATTGGCAAAACAACAAGATGAGATCTCCAAAAGGAGGTTCGGAAGAAGGCGCAGTAGAACTGTTGACGTATTTGACTATATTAACAAAAACAATACAGCAAAGAACAAACCGCCACTCTCtccatcttcttttattaGGACTATTGACgagaaaaatacaaattcTCTTATGCAAGACCCCATGGGATCCCGCGGACCTCTTTTGCCCGATGATGCCAATATTATAAGCAATGATACAGATGGAGCGGAAGCAAGTCACCCAGACCATCAGGTTTTATCAAGGTCTCGATCTCAAAGTACGTCTTTTGTTCAAGGCAAGGGCGGCAAGAGAAAATcaattgaagatgaaggCTACCATAACAAATTGGGCCTACCTCATGGATCAGGCCCTACTTCAGTTTACAACAATAAAAGCAATGCCAATTCAACTATTACTGGAATGTCAAGAAGAAGTAGCTCAATTGTGAATGCTTTAAGTAGTTTTGTTAACCTTCGCTCCTCCAGTTTATCATCCTCTAGGCAACAGCACcttcaacaacaacagcagctACAACAAAAACTGGATGTCTCGCTGGAAGATCTACCACCGGTTCCCGCGCCTGAATTTAGTGATTCTTGTAAGGACTTCTTGATTAAATTAGCGCCCTACGGAAAGTTCATTGGGATCATTTTAACggaaaaagatgatgagttcaaaaaaaattgtttaaaCTACCTATTAACGAATTGCTTcgaatttaaaaatgacCCTTTAGATATTGCCCTGAGGAAATTGTTGATGTTTTTAGAGCTTCCAAAGGAGACGCAGCAAATTGATAGATTGATAATGGCTTTTAGCTTTGCATACTATAAGGCCCAAAAGAGCTATtctaagaaaaaaggaattgaGTGCCCCTGGTCTAATGCAGACCAGGTGTATTTTATTGCATTTTCCTTACTAATGTTGCACACTGATTACTTTAACCCCAAcaataaaagcaaaatGACAAAGCATGATTTCGTGGATTTAGTCCATAATGACAAATACTCAGGAGGTAATGAGATCCCTATGGCCGTTttgacatatttttatgaGAATGTGACAGCCAAAGAGTCGCCGAAATTTAATTACTTTTTGATGTCACCAATGGCGTTGGACGATAGCATCCTTGATAAAGATGCATTTGACACAAATTTTGCTATCACATTATCTTCGAATTCGATGTATTCTCCCATAGACATGATAAAAAGGGGGAGTATAATACCCAAGGAAGCTTCCCTTTCCCCAATCTTTTATCCGCTAACGAATTCAATTAGTGCATCTGGTATTGCCCCATCTACGGCGGCTTCTTGCCCACCAAGTACGTCGGGTACTATAAACGGGGCCAACCTCGGAACGGCTAACAGTAATAGCAATAGACCGGCTTCTAACTCAATATCgtcttatttttcatataaTCCAAGCTCTAGTTCTAGCGGAAATGCTACGTTAGTTCAAGATGACATTAACGTTTATTCGCACATTATAAATGATACATTAAATGAAGTAAATCTATTTCCAGAAGTCTCAAAATATTGGAATAAGAATGCTCTGAAGGCAAATTTGTTGAGAAATGAAGAACATAAATACGAAAAATATTATAGTATTATGAATGATACTAAAGGTGGGTATTTACGCTTTCACAAAAGTCAATTGAATAAACTGAATTTAcctaattttgaaatattgaaTGATAATAGCCGGTCTGGATGCAAGAACTCCGATTATAAGTATTGCAAAATCCTTCAAATGGGAGCAATAATGAATTTGGGGATGCCcagtagaaaattttctattgttAACTCCGCTAAAATTCAttggaaaaaggaatttGCCATATTAACATCATTGGGGCTTTTGATCTGCGATAAAATGGACTGGATAAATCCACAGATGATGAAGGACCCAAAATCAGGAACTACAAACTATATAATTGATTTTAAATCaggattttcttttgttccGGGAAGTACGATTGACGTGTATAACGGTTTATTTGCTGATAGGGAGCGAGATTCACTTGGGAAATCTCATTTCGCAAGTTTGGTACTTGCGTATACAGAGCATCATTCTACTGGGAGTCATACAAGCAACACAACTGCAGCAAGTAGCTCCGCCAAACACAATGAAGGAGTCTTCGAGCCATCTTCAGATGAAGAGGATAGCATAACGAATTCTACTGATGGTACGAGCAGTGTGAGTAACGGCGAGAGTGACAACGATAGTGTTTCTAGTTCAGATAATCAACTCAGTTCAAATGACAGTAATGAAGATTATCATTCCATTAAGGACGAGTATCCGATTTTCGAAGACGAAAATGCCGATTGTCTATTATACTTACATACATGTCATCGAAATTTTATCTGGAAATGTGCTAATAAGTATGAAAGGGACAACTGGATCGATTCTATCAATCTATTTTCAGCATATGACGGATGCTATGTGGAAATTGGTAGTATAGCAAACACTATTTGTAATAAGAGAAAGCTTACCATTTTGCAGAGGATGGAAAGACTTAGGTCTATAAAATCAGCCAAATGggagaaattgaaaaaatttgaaagcACTCTGATGCTTATGGGAAAATGTGTTCCTATTAGCACAAAGACTAAGACAGATATGATAAACCGCATAAGACAGCTGGCTGTCAGAATGGACTGGTTAATCTACGAAATTAAGAGAAGCGAGCTGTTTGTAAGTATCATAAAAGAAGTGACTCGCAAGCAGgctgaaaagaatatcttAGAGCATGGTAAAGGAGAAGAGGAGGGGCAAGGCAATAACGACGATAGTGATGGTATAGATGATATAGAGGAAAGCTTCTTATTCAACGAGAACAGTTTGCAAGTGTGCGTGAGCGACAGTAGTTACGACGAATATAGTAACGAATAA